Part of the Spirochaetia bacterium 38H-sp genome, CGCACTGCCTCGGATGTGACACAAAATTTGTCTATGTCCTCCGCAGGGATATATGCATTTCTGGTATGGCTTCTGCCTGCATAGCGCTCTTTCTGAATTTGCCATGCGCGCATTACCCGCTTTCTTATGGATGTACTGCTCTCTGCCTCGCCACCTAAGATGACTTCTGTGTCCTCCGGTTTTACAGGGAATCGGATATCTATTCTGTCCAAGAGAGGTGCGCCAATCCTGCGCCAATAACGCTTTATTTCCTGAACACTGCATGCACAGATAGCATCTTCTTTGCCAAGATTGCCACAAGGGCATGGATTGGCCGCAAGAATAAGCTGAAACCGGGCGGGATACCAGAAGGACTGACCAGCACGAGAAAGCGTAACACGGCCTGTCTCCACAGGTTCACGCAGGCTCTGCATAATAGCAGAACGAAACTCAGGAGCCTCGTCCATAAAAAGAACGCCATTATGAGCAAGAGATATTTCTCCTGGCCTTACATCCCTACCGCCACCAATCATGCCTTCCACGGTTGCAGAATGATGCGGCGCTCTAAAAGGCCGCATACCAGAAAAAACCCGCTCCCCGTCAATAGAAAGCTCACCGGCAAGAGAATATACCTGCAGGACAGAAAGCCGCTCAGACTCTGTAAGCGGAGGAAGAATAGAGGGAAAAGCATAAGAAGCCATGGTTTTGCCGCAACCCGGCGGACCAAATAGAAACATATGATGCCCTCCTGCTGCTGCAACCTCCATAGCACGCCTAAGAAAAGCCTGCCCCTTAAAAGCAGAAAAATCATGAGGCCAGGCTACAGACCTCACATCCCCCCTGTCAATAAGAGCCTCATTCTCAGGCAAAAAGCCCCTCTCTGCAACAGACACGGCATCACAAAGAGACTCAACCCCAAATACCCTCACTCCCTCAACTACAGACGCCTCTCTGACATTGTTATGCGGCACAACACAGAGCCCCACATCAGCAGAAGAAGCTGCGATTACACTTGACAGCACCCCTTCCACCGGCAAGACCTCCCCAGAAAGACACAGCTCTCCCATAACCAGCACATCTCTATCTGCAGCATCAAGCTGCTCCGATGCAACAAGCAAAGCCAGCGCAATAGCAAGATCATACCACGCACCTTTTTTGGGAAGCCCTGCAGGAGCAAGATTGACAAGCACCCTCTTCTGGGGAAAGACAAAACCACTATTTTTGAGCGCCACCCTTATACGCTCCCTCGCCTCACGCACAGCAGTTCCTGCAAAACCTACAATCTCCATCCCCGGAAGCCCCTTGCGGATATCCACCTCAACCCGCACAAGCCTGCCCTCATACCCCCAGGGAAGAAAACTAAAAACCCTCATATAAAAGACATAACAAAAGAAAAAGACAAAACACTTTAAGAAACAATAAGTTCATCCTTATTGCTTAAGAAAAAAATAAACCAAACGGCAGAAAGCGCAACCATAAAGAACAAAAAAACACTCGCGCTTTCTGCCTGCCTTTGGCACATACAAGAATAACAAGAAGAAAAAGTCTCCCAGACAGAATAACAGAAAAACTATTAATAAGAATCAAACTTAGTTGTATAACCCGTCTTTATGGACACGAGCTCTCCCTCATACAAATCCCCCGTATCAGTATTTGACCAACTAAACTTTACAAGCCAATCGCTATCCTTATCCACCCACCAGGAGAAATTATAAGCACCATCATAGTCAACATAAGACCATTTTATCCTCCTGCAATCCCATCGGCC contains:
- a CDS encoding YifB family Mg chelatase-like AAA ATPase — protein: MRVFSFLPWGYEGRLVRVEVDIRKGLPGMEIVGFAGTAVREARERIRVALKNSGFVFPQKRVLVNLAPAGLPKKGAWYDLAIALALLVASEQLDAADRDVLVMGELCLSGEVLPVEGVLSSVIAASSADVGLCVVPHNNVREASVVEGVRVFGVESLCDAVSVAERGFLPENEALIDRGDVRSVAWPHDFSAFKGQAFLRRAMEVAAAGGHHMFLFGPPGCGKTMASYAFPSILPPLTESERLSVLQVYSLAGELSIDGERVFSGMRPFRAPHHSATVEGMIGGGRDVRPGEISLAHNGVLFMDEAPEFRSAIMQSLREPVETGRVTLSRAGQSFWYPARFQLILAANPCPCGNLGKEDAICACSVQEIKRYWRRIGAPLLDRIDIRFPVKPEDTEVILGGEAESSTSIRKRVMRAWQIQKERYAGRSHTRNAYIPAEDIDKFCVTSEAVRSVLVRAVEKLALSARANASILKLARTIADLDASSEIKKEHVLEAVQYRRYGDMDFYWSDI